One window of Cuculus canorus isolate bCucCan1 chromosome 10, bCucCan1.pri, whole genome shotgun sequence genomic DNA carries:
- the CENPI gene encoding centromere protein I, protein MERRSNSKTPKRPPLVQHKNQTDLSAWRKGVRIDPEKSVKSHQTPINQKNDSKQDSLEQALSYFENVEDHVSLKKNSVLQESLTAVETIALQRGLPPKAFNILLNVALSGKLADTVNTRLLKSLIPASVIPETSVVSSVSWLCVSKCSDKVQMLFLKWLITVFDFIDHKEQIHALYGFFFFLLQYERMCPYACHLLYLLTRRENVKPFRIRKLLDLQAKMGMQPYLQALLSLYKFFCPELITITLPGKTKIYFKNPDGPWKAAINAVRQRNQENSAVSRPLFLSTAQAQSRKRKWNSQLIIPASSASRNILEKDRGKNSVSLFSTNESLPVEQVQTFSQLLENIHRLELPSQMGSVLTNPLLLHYMNYIKDESVHMRLYYWMSQTLQEECTWCVADNYQNEEEFKDFLESIYKAECLLQEGFSSCEEFLYRSLPLWDGSCCRSQVLRLLSWMPLRGSSEIKSRLCDPLAQLFLTSSLYFKCSVLESLKELLQNWLNCHAIHLASESDSQDHLLNTTFSGVVDTVAELIHFVGHISTVALRLENNSMLLLYFILNFYETVCDIYLRYGLPLLIMPPAGIFYPALLSMDSVNLNQLCYIMHRYRTNLVAAKENELSKKKILQFKFSSQTYQEYNQYLSAMVGCLWTSNAFQKDAHPQGLRMDDELLKKTTVHEYKTSLNIVHHPAMLGYAIHFLQQAWPDDTSFNFSLIKGKKWDWYLEYLYGQGLKGLKLFIESSINRVSQASHRKAGNVQEGP, encoded by the exons ATGGAGCGAAGATCAAATTCTAAGACCCCAAAGAGGCCTCCGCTAGTTCAGCATAAAAATCAAACTGATCTCTCTGCATGGCGAAAAGGAGTGAGAATTGATCCTGAAAAAAGTGTCAAAAGTCATCAAACTCCTATCAACCAGAAAAATGACAGCAAGCAGGACTCCCTTGAACAAGCTTTGAGCTACTTCGAGAATG TTGAAGATCATGTCTCGctgaaaaagaacagtgttCTGCAGGAAAGCTTGACTGCTGTGGAAACCATTGCCTTGCAGAGAGGGTTACCCCCCAAAGCATTCAACATATTGCTAAACGTGGCACTCAGTGGCAAACTTG ctgatACAGTGAATACTCGTTTACTGAAGAGCCTGATTCCAGCCTCAGTAATACCAGAGACTTCTGTGGTTTCATCTGTATCTTGGCTTTGTGTCAGCAAATGCTCAGACAAAGTCCAG atgctttttttaaaatggctgATCACAGTGTTTGACTTCATTGATCACAAGGAACAAATTCATGCCCTCtatggtttcttctttttcctcctgcaatATGAAAGGATG TGCCCGTACGCCTGCCACCTGCTCTACCTGCTGACTAGGAGAGAAAACG TCAAGCCTTTTCGGATTAGGAAACTGCTTGATCTCCAAGCAAAAATG GGAATGCAGCCTTATCTGCAGGCTTTACTATCACTTTACAAATTCTTCTGTCCTGAGCTGATAACCATAACTCTCCCTGGGAAAACGAAG ATTTACTTCAAGAATCCAGATGGCCCGTGGAAAGCAGCGATCAACGCAGTAAGGCAGAGAAACCAGGAAAACTCTGCAGTGTCACGGCCACTGTTTCTAAGCACAGCTCAAGCTCAGTCACGAAAAAGG aaatggaATAGCCAGTTGATTATACCTGCAAGCAGtgcaagcagaaatattttagaaaaggaCAGGGGAAAGAACAGTGTTTCTCTGTTCAGTACGAATGAGTCTCTTCCAGTGGAGCAGGTGCAGACCTTTTCTCAGCTCCTAGAAAATATCCACCGTCTAGAG TTACCTTCCCAGATGGGTTCAGTGCTAACAAACCCTTTATTGCTTCACTATATGAATTACATCAAAGATGAATCTGTTCACATGAGGCTCTACTATTGGATGAGCCAGACTCTTCAGGAAG AATGCACCTGGTGTGTAGCTGATAATTACCAAAATGAAGAAGAATTCAAGGACTTCTTGGAATCTATCTACAAGGCAGAGTGTCTCTTGCAG GAGgggttttcttcctgtgaagaattCCTGTATAGGAGCCTTCCTCTCTGGGATGGCTCATGCTGCCGGTCACAAGTCCTCAGACTTCTGAGCTGGATGCCCCTCAGAGGCTCCTCTG aaattaaatcGCGTCTCTGTGATCCGCTGGCACAGCTCTTTCTCACATCATCCCTTTACTTTAAG TGCAGTGTTCTTGAGAGCCTGAAAGAACTGTTGCAGAACTGGTTAAATTGCCATGCGATTCATCTGGCTTCAGAGTCTGACTCTCAAGACCATCTTTT GAACACCACCTTTTCTGGAGTAGTTGACACGGTGGCTGAACTGATCCACTTTGTTGGACATATCTCCACTGTTGCGTTGCGTTTGGAAAACAATTCTATGTTATTACTATACTTCATCCTGAATTTCTATGAGACC GTGTGTGACATCTATCTGAGGTATGGTCTGCCTCTACTGATAATGCCTCCTGCTGGAATTTTCTACCCAGCGCTTCTCAGCATGGATTCTGTCAACTTGAATCAGCTCTGCTACATTATGCACAG gTATCGAACCAACTTGGTggctgcaaaggaaaatgagcTGAGTAAAAAG AAAATACTACAATTCAAGTTCAGTAGCCAGACATACCAGGAGTACAACCAGTACCTGTCGGCTATGGTGGGCTGTTTGTGGACATCCAATGCATTCCAGAAGGATGCTCATCCTCAAGGTCTCCGTATGGATGAtgaactgctgaagaaaactaCAGTGCACGAATACAAAACCAGCTTGAACATTGTCCACCACCCAGCCATGTTGGGCTATGCTATCCACTTCCTGCAGCAG GCTTGGCCAGATGATACCAGCTTCAACTTCAGTTTAATTAAG GGAAAGAAGTGGGACTGGTATCTGGAATATCTCTATGGACAAGGTTTAAAGGGCCTGAAGCTCTTTATTGAAAGCAGCATCAATCGTGTTTCCCAGGCCTctcacaggaaagcagggaaTGTGCAAGAAGGACCCTAG
- the TMEM35A gene encoding novel acetylcholine receptor chaperone, protein MASPRTITIIALSVALGLFFVFMGTIKLTPRLSRDAYNEMKRAYKSYVRALPMLKKMGVSSILLRKSIGALEVACGIVMTLVPGRPKDVANFLLLLLVLAVLFFHQLVGDPLKRYAHALVFGILLTCRLLIARQPEEQPPEKRILSVNGDEQPLIHEAAPEKGKMKVS, encoded by the exons ATGGCATCTCCCAGGACCATCACCATCATCGCCCTCTCGGTGGCCCTGGGGCTCTTCTTCGTCTTTATGGGGACCATCAAACTGACCCCTCGGCTCAGCAGAGATGCCTACAACGAGATG AAACGAGCATACAAAAGCTATGTGCGGGCCCTCCCCATGCTAAAGAAGATGGGAGTCAGCTCCATCCTTCTCCGCAAGAGCATTGGTGCCCTAGAAGTGGCATGTGGCATTGTCATGACACTGGTGCCTGGTCGCCCCAAAGACGTGGCcaacttccttctgcttctcctcgTGCTGGCTGTGCTCTTTTTCCACCAGCTAGTAGGGGATCCACTCAAGCGTTATGCCCATGCTCTAGTCTTTGGGATCCTGCTTACCTGTCGTCTGCTGATTGCCCGCCAGCCTGAGGAGCAGCCCCCCGAAAAGAGGATCCTGTCAGTGAACGGGGATGAGCAGCCACTCATCCACGAAGCAGCTCCTGAGAAAGGCAAAATGAAGGTATCCTAG